In Deinococcus roseus, one genomic interval encodes:
- a CDS encoding transporter substrate-binding domain-containing protein, which yields MKKILLLGLLLLGNALATTVAEVKKKGVLVLGTDPQFQPFEFTNDKGEIIGFDIDIAQAIAADLGVKLEIKNVGFGQLMPGSITSKRVDLAISGITITDERAKVVSFSKTYFTSAQVFIAKSGNPKKLNWPLKTLKGTTIGVQAGTTGFYFADDTLKKLGATLKVYDDFASGLSDVQNGRIAAMVGDKPTVDYLKKARPGQFQQVGKDLVSEDYGIAFAKNSDLAKAANATLDRLRKNGEYQKLLEKWIVAK from the coding sequence ATGAAAAAGATTTTGCTGCTGGGACTCTTGCTGCTGGGAAACGCACTCGCCACCACCGTGGCAGAGGTCAAGAAAAAAGGGGTGCTGGTGCTGGGCACCGACCCACAATTTCAGCCGTTTGAATTCACCAACGACAAGGGTGAAATCATCGGTTTTGACATCGACATTGCACAGGCCATCGCTGCAGACCTTGGGGTCAAACTGGAAATCAAAAACGTGGGCTTCGGACAACTGATGCCTGGGAGCATCACCTCCAAACGGGTGGACCTGGCGATCTCTGGCATCACCATCACAGATGAACGGGCCAAAGTGGTGTCTTTCAGCAAAACCTATTTCACCAGCGCCCAGGTGTTCATTGCCAAAAGTGGCAATCCCAAAAAGCTGAACTGGCCCCTCAAAACCCTCAAGGGAACCACCATCGGGGTGCAGGCCGGAACCACTGGTTTTTATTTCGCAGACGACACACTGAAAAAACTGGGGGCCACCCTCAAGGTGTACGATGACTTTGCTTCGGGCCTCAGCGACGTACAGAACGGACGCATTGCTGCCATGGTAGGAGACAAACCCACTGTGGATTACCTGAAAAAAGCCCGGCCTGGCCAATTCCAGCAGGTGGGAAAAGACCTGGTCTCTGAAGATTATGGCATTGCTTTTGCCAAAAACAGCGATCTGGCAAAAGCCGCCAATGCCACCCTGGACAGGCTCAGAAAAAACGGTGAATACCAGAAACTGCTGGAAAAATGGATTGTGGCAAAATAA
- a CDS encoding alpha/beta hydrolase: protein MIQKSVFTGALFTLVALLAGCNPQVPQIQEDHGPAPRFDKLAQNACPFFPGTTAPAHVECGYVVVRENRSDPDKTRNVKLAVAIIHQDASKRSAVATINLEGGPGGSSAWRVPVVANKSNGYSQDWLAAGDVVIYDQRGIGKSRPELSCPYPETDGDCFNRLQKIADLNQYNTKNSAADIADIASVLGYSALNVYGSSYGTQLAQRFMRDFPAKIRGVVLDAVVDPASPFVMDGSRRFNQSFLTLQADCQKDAACNKAYPDLAGTLKAVLKDLDSRKVMVTLLDDKMQTVYDRGKPYQFQLTSGLYLNALRQFFYSRNVIRRVPSLLYSTRDKHYEELSSLLYTFFVLEEEDDFSEGVYNSVICSDALPFTNKQAGLDSEAQLTEPFKSYMTGFHQRYFDICAQWPVKKSDDQAAQRTPSDLSTVLLSGRYDPITPEAEAIAVASALTHKQTIYFRAYSHGAVNFTRNTTTGMLDSTCGSTLFRDFLLNPEQDLTRPCTETPLEFILPSSALQQKLSANLLEDLKLDPAVHQREPWGPNPFR from the coding sequence ATGATACAAAAATCAGTGTTCACAGGTGCGCTTTTTACCCTGGTTGCTTTGCTGGCAGGCTGCAATCCACAGGTTCCCCAGATCCAGGAAGACCATGGACCTGCACCCCGTTTTGACAAACTGGCCCAGAATGCCTGCCCGTTCTTTCCAGGCACCACAGCCCCGGCCCATGTGGAATGTGGCTATGTGGTGGTCAGGGAAAACCGGAGTGATCCCGACAAAACCCGCAATGTGAAGTTGGCTGTGGCCATCATCCATCAGGATGCCTCCAAACGCTCTGCAGTGGCCACCATCAACCTGGAAGGCGGACCTGGCGGCAGCTCCGCCTGGCGGGTTCCTGTGGTTGCGAACAAAAGCAATGGCTATTCCCAGGACTGGCTGGCAGCAGGAGATGTGGTCATCTATGACCAGCGCGGAATTGGCAAATCCCGACCTGAACTGTCCTGCCCTTACCCTGAAACCGATGGTGACTGTTTCAACAGGCTGCAGAAAATTGCAGACCTCAACCAGTACAACACCAAAAACAGCGCAGCAGACATCGCAGACATTGCCAGTGTGCTGGGGTACAGCGCTTTAAACGTGTACGGCAGCTCTTACGGCACCCAGCTGGCCCAGCGTTTCATGCGGGACTTCCCAGCCAAAATCAGAGGGGTGGTCCTTGATGCAGTGGTGGACCCAGCTTCTCCTTTTGTGATGGATGGCTCCAGACGGTTCAATCAGTCGTTCCTGACCCTGCAAGCAGATTGCCAGAAAGATGCTGCCTGCAACAAGGCCTATCCTGACCTGGCTGGCACCCTCAAAGCTGTTCTGAAAGATCTGGACAGCAGAAAAGTGATGGTGACCCTGCTGGATGACAAGATGCAGACGGTCTATGACCGGGGCAAACCTTACCAGTTTCAATTGACCAGTGGGCTGTACCTCAATGCCCTGCGCCAGTTCTTTTACTCCAGAAATGTGATCCGCCGGGTGCCTTCCCTGCTTTACAGCACCAGAGACAAACACTACGAGGAACTGTCCTCCCTGCTGTACACCTTCTTTGTCCTGGAGGAAGAAGACGATTTCAGTGAAGGGGTATACAACTCGGTGATTTGCTCAGATGCCCTGCCCTTTACCAACAAGCAGGCCGGCCTGGACAGCGAAGCCCAACTGACAGAACCATTCAAGAGCTACATGACTGGCTTCCATCAGCGTTACTTTGACATCTGTGCCCAGTGGCCTGTGAAAAAATCAGACGATCAGGCAGCACAGCGCACCCCCAGTGACCTTTCCACCGTGCTTTTGTCCGGGCGTTACGATCCCATCACTCCAGAAGCCGAAGCCATTGCTGTGGCCAGTGCACTGACCCACAAACAGACCATTTACTTCCGGGCTTACAGCCATGGGGCCGTCAACTTCACCCGCAACACCACCACCGGAATGCTGGATTCCACCTGCGGCTCCACCCTGTTCCGGGATTTCCTGTTGAACCCAGAGCAGGACCTCACCCGCCCCTGCACGGAAACCCCCCTGG
- the aceB gene encoding malate synthase A — MTQIQWLHTPRLTPQQASILTPEALEFVFHLQRQFGPARQELLVARDARQREIEQGKHPDFLSETRFIREKEWQISGLPQDLQDRRVEITGPVDRKMIINALNSGAKVFMADFEDASSPTWENCIQGQINLRDAVRKTISFEGAGKTYILKDTTATLKVRPRGLHLEEKHVLLAGQPISGSLFDFGIYLFHNARELIRQGSGPYFYLPKLESHLEARWWNEVFLFSQQHLGLSRGTIKATVLIETILAAFEMEEILYELREHAAGLNCGRWDYIFSIIKKFRNDAKFVLPDRSKVTMGTDMMTAYSRLAIQTCHKRGAPAIGGMSAFIPVKNDGEANKKAFEQVQLDKEREARNGHDGTWVAHPGLVPVALEVFDRLMPGPNQIHKQLPDLNVTPQDLLTVPQADITDEGVRANVSVCLQYLSAWLQGAGAVPINNLMEDAATAEISRAQLWQWIHHHQETRTGRKITLPRVHAILQKELAHLRVLHSQQAKALDQAAKFFLQLLGQEGFEEFLTLRGYQLLAEGREPRAQS; from the coding sequence ATGACACAGATCCAGTGGCTGCACACCCCGAGACTGACGCCCCAGCAGGCGTCCATCCTCACCCCAGAGGCCCTCGAATTCGTATTTCATCTGCAACGGCAGTTTGGGCCTGCCCGCCAGGAACTTCTGGTGGCAAGAGATGCAAGGCAGCGTGAAATCGAACAGGGAAAACACCCCGATTTTCTCTCGGAGACCCGCTTCATCCGGGAAAAAGAATGGCAGATCTCAGGGTTGCCCCAGGATTTGCAGGACCGCCGGGTGGAAATCACCGGACCCGTGGACCGCAAAATGATCATCAATGCCCTCAACAGCGGTGCGAAAGTCTTCATGGCAGATTTTGAAGATGCCAGCAGCCCCACCTGGGAGAACTGCATTCAGGGCCAGATCAACCTCAGAGATGCCGTTCGCAAAACCATTTCCTTTGAAGGCGCAGGCAAAACCTACATCCTCAAAGACACCACCGCCACCCTCAAAGTGCGCCCCAGAGGCTTGCACCTCGAAGAGAAACACGTGCTGCTGGCCGGACAGCCCATCTCTGGCAGCCTCTTTGATTTTGGAATTTACCTGTTCCACAACGCCAGAGAATTGATCCGTCAGGGATCAGGCCCTTACTTCTACCTGCCCAAACTGGAAAGCCACCTGGAAGCCCGCTGGTGGAACGAAGTGTTCCTGTTTTCCCAGCAACATCTGGGACTTTCCAGAGGCACCATCAAAGCCACTGTGCTGATCGAAACCATCCTGGCCGCCTTCGAGATGGAAGAAATTTTATACGAACTCAGGGAACACGCCGCAGGTTTGAACTGTGGACGCTGGGACTACATTTTCTCCATCATCAAAAAATTCAGGAACGATGCAAAGTTCGTGTTGCCAGACCGCAGCAAAGTCACCATGGGCACAGACATGATGACCGCCTACTCCAGACTGGCCATCCAGACTTGCCACAAAAGGGGAGCCCCTGCCATCGGAGGCATGAGCGCTTTTATTCCGGTCAAAAACGACGGGGAGGCCAACAAAAAAGCCTTCGAGCAGGTGCAACTGGACAAAGAGCGCGAGGCCAGAAACGGCCATGACGGCACCTGGGTGGCCCACCCCGGTCTGGTCCCAGTGGCTCTGGAGGTTTTTGATCGCCTGATGCCCGGCCCCAACCAGATTCACAAACAACTGCCGGACCTGAATGTCACCCCACAAGACCTGCTGACCGTTCCACAAGCCGACATCACCGATGAAGGGGTCAGGGCCAATGTGTCGGTCTGCCTGCAATACCTCTCGGCCTGGCTGCAGGGTGCAGGGGCCGTTCCCATCAACAACCTGATGGAAGACGCCGCCACCGCAGAAATCTCCCGTGCCCAGCTGTGGCAGTGGATCCACCACCACCAGGAAACCCGCACGGGTCGCAAAATCACCCTGCCCAGGGTCCATGCCATCCTGCAAAAAGAACTCGCCCACCTCAGGGTCCTGCACTCCCAGCAGGCAAAAGCGCTGGATCAGGCTGCAAAGTTCTTTCTGCAGCTTCTGGGACAGGAAGGGTTTGAGGAGTTTCTGACGCTCAGGGGATACCAGCTTCTTGCCGAGGGCCGAGAGCCGAGGGCCCAGAGCTGA
- a CDS encoding M12 family metallopeptidase, which produces MNRNLSFAGLISLSLLAACSTPNVEVQEQQLDPHYMNFTSHPQFKQMNVLFAGSDKASTIQAYEKNGKLMFQGDLMIASDTDHDRISQQAGIVTSRPWSNKTIPYVIDASLSGQTSLINQAVNQYNSTTNVRWVPRTNQANYVRFFKENGCWSYVGMIGGQQNLSLGDGCYSIGTALHEMTHAAGAHHEQSRTDRDQWITINWNNIPTDWHSQFQIISEAKPYGAYDFYSIMHYGLYWGNNLAMTPKVAGIDYNRVGRGTALTATDVAGINSIYPGSTGPATSITNGGVYRVQNVGSNKCLDVDNVSTANGASIKQYACIERNTLYNQDYRFKQVNTPEGVYYQIQAVHSGKCADISGINKNDGAKLNQWDCQGNPDDPSLRNQLFRPAQVATAVWQFGIKHSGKCLDVPSGSTADVQLQQWTCNASNAQRFRLIPVSH; this is translated from the coding sequence ATGAACCGGAACCTGTCTTTTGCTGGACTGATCTCTCTGAGCCTGCTGGCTGCCTGCTCCACCCCCAATGTGGAAGTCCAGGAACAACAACTGGACCCCCACTACATGAACTTCACCAGTCACCCCCAATTCAAACAGATGAATGTGCTGTTTGCAGGAAGCGACAAAGCCAGCACCATTCAGGCTTATGAAAAAAACGGCAAATTGATGTTCCAGGGCGACCTGATGATTGCCAGTGACACAGACCATGACCGCATCTCCCAGCAGGCAGGCATTGTCACCTCCCGCCCCTGGAGCAACAAAACCATTCCCTACGTGATTGATGCCAGCCTCAGCGGTCAAACCAGCCTGATCAACCAGGCCGTGAACCAGTACAACAGCACCACCAATGTGCGCTGGGTGCCCAGAACCAACCAGGCCAACTATGTGCGCTTCTTCAAAGAGAATGGCTGCTGGTCTTACGTGGGCATGATTGGCGGACAGCAGAACCTCTCCCTTGGAGACGGCTGTTACAGCATCGGCACCGCCCTGCACGAGATGACCCACGCTGCAGGTGCCCACCACGAACAATCCAGAACAGACCGCGACCAGTGGATCACCATCAACTGGAACAACATCCCCACCGACTGGCACAGCCAGTTCCAGATCATCTCTGAGGCCAAGCCCTACGGTGCCTATGATTTCTACAGCATCATGCACTACGGGCTGTACTGGGGCAACAACCTCGCCATGACCCCCAAAGTCGCTGGAATTGACTACAACCGGGTGGGCAGAGGCACCGCCCTCACTGCAACCGACGTTGCAGGGATCAACAGCATCTACCCCGGAAGCACTGGACCTGCCACCAGCATCACCAACGGCGGTGTGTACCGGGTGCAGAATGTGGGCAGCAACAAGTGCCTGGATGTGGACAACGTGTCCACCGCCAACGGAGCCAGCATCAAACAGTATGCCTGCATTGAACGCAACACCCTGTACAACCAGGATTACCGCTTCAAGCAGGTCAACACCCCAGAAGGCGTGTACTACCAGATCCAGGCCGTGCACTCGGGCAAGTGTGCCGACATCTCAGGCATCAACAAAAACGATGGGGCCAAACTGAACCAGTGGGATTGCCAGGGCAACCCTGATGATCCCTCCCTCAGAAACCAGCTGTTCAGACCTGCCCAGGTCGCCACTGCAGTCTGGCAGTTTGGCATCAAGCACTCGGGCAAGTGCCTGGATGTGCCCTCTGGCAGCACCGCCGATGTGCAACTCCAGCAGTGGACCTGCAATGCCAGCAACGCCCAGCGTTTCCGCCTGATTCCTGTCTCCCACTAA